In one window of Lynx canadensis isolate LIC74 chromosome B3, mLynCan4.pri.v2, whole genome shotgun sequence DNA:
- the CCDC177 gene encoding coiled-coil domain-containing protein 177, which produces MVDPVPEEEKEGAEPEGSGGDGAAASVPPDAQGAQQPAASSASASAAAPRKAEVPSVAEEGGRREQSPLLHLDLFNFDCPEAEGSRYVLTSPRSLEACARCAVKPVELLPRALADLVREAPGRSMRVATGLYEAYEAERRAKLQQCRAERERIVREEKRRLFTPLGQAAAAASGASAGGSSSSCSSASLPASPAPRAARKASSSPSPARTQPPPAGSRAGRKSHSLDSLSRRREGALSSESGASSSSYSGESLRELRWPPRASARNSCPAGSASSAPNPLGRPSALALVPLTGRSFSLGDLSHSPQTAQHVERIVRQVRAERGLRGVPERDRKIAALMLARHQEERLLLEQRAAAHGQWEQQRVRAEQRREREEREKQRALEQGRRAWAAQVEERRGRRGREELEAARRRQRQCERSEERRRELAERQGLLRRERAERAAREDRLRKLQQEQNLKQREEGLQEGRERAEQARRERAQRAARTKQRQEGQLQREKRELSRAERARHEALLQGRARQERAEREGLRSSLEASLGRAQENYEQLVEQRARELRERARREELQGRRAKEAAERKEREHQAHLEALARAGERRLQHAAQAAEEAVQQKARRVGQSRLEKERAQRANKEKVERDEDCRRRELLQAIGRKLERSEQLSRERRSALESARSTARASFHVREKVREETNTRSFDRMVREAQLHANLDRK; this is translated from the coding sequence ATGGTGGACCCTGTGccggaagaggagaaggagggagccgAGCCTGAGGGTTCGGGAGGGGACGGCGCCGCCGCGTCCGTGCCCCCTGACGCCCAGGGCGCCCAGCAGCCCGCCGCCTCCTCTGCCTCGGCCTCGGCGGCGGCGCCCCGCAAGGCTGAAGTCCCGAGCGTAGCGGAAGAAGGCGGGCGGCGGGAGCAGTCTCCACTGCTGCATCTCGACCTCTTCAACTTCGACTGTCCGGAGGCCGAGGGCAGCCGCTACGTGCTGACCAGCCCTCGCTCGCTGGAGGCCTGCGCTCGCTGCGCCGTCAAGCCAGTGGAGCTGCTGCCAAGGGCCCTGGCCGACCTGGTGCGCGAGGCCCCGGGCCGCTCCATGAGAGTGGCCACCGGCCTGTACGAGGCCTACGAAGCGGAGCGACGTGCCAAGCTGCAGCAGTGCCGGGCCGAGCGCGAGCGCATCGTGCGCGAGGAGAAACGGCGCCTCTTCACGCCACTGGGCCaggcggccgccgccgcctcgggcGCCAGCGcgggcggcagcagcagcagctgcagcagcgCCAGCCTCCCGGCCTCGCCCGCGCCTCGTGCCGCCCGCAAGGCCTCCTCCAGCCCGTCCCCTGCTCGGACGCAACCTCCGCCCGCGGGTTCGCGGGCAGGTAGGAAGAGCCACTCGCTAGACTCGCTGTCCCGCCGGCGCGAGGGCGCCCTCAGCTCCGAGTCCGGCGCGTCGTCGTCGTCCTACAGCGGGGAGAGCCTGCGGGAGCTGCGCTGGCCTCCGCGGGCCTCGGCCAGGAACAGCTGCCCAGCGGGCTCCGCGTCCTCCGCTCCCAACCCTCTGGGCCGCCCATCTGCCCTGGCCCTGGTGCCGCTCACCGGCCGCAGCTTCAGCCTGGGCGACCTGAGCCACTCGCCGCAGACGGCTCAGCACGTGGAGCGCATAGTGCGCCAAGTGCGCGCCGAGCGGGGCCTGCGGGGAGTGCCGGAGCGCGACCGCAAGATCGCGGCGCTGATGCTGGCGCGCCACCAGGAGGAGCGCCTGCTGCTGGAGCAGCGCGCCGCGGCCCACGGCCAATGGGAGCAACAGCGCGTGCGCGCCGAGCAGCGGCGGGAACGCGAGGAGCGGGAGAAGCAGCGCGCGCTGGAGCAGGGCCGCCGGGCCTGGGCGGCGCAGGTGGAGGAGCGGCGCGGCCGCCGGGGGCGCGAGGAGCTCGAGGCGGCGCGACGACGGCAGCGGCAGTGCGAGCGCAGCGAGGAGCGGCGGCGGGAGCTGGCGGAGCGCCAGGGCCTGCTGCGGCGGGAGCGGGCGGAGCGCGCGGCCCGGGAGGATAGGCTGCGCAAGCTGCAGCAGgaacagaacctgaagcagcgGGAGGAGGGCCTGCAGGAAGGGCGCGAGCGGGCCGAACAGGCCCGCCGGGAGCGCGCCCAGCGCGCGGCCCGCACCAAGCAGCGGCAGGAGGGCCAGCTGCAGCGGGAGAAGCGGGAGCTGAGCCGGGCCGAGCGGGCGCGCCACGAGGCGCTGCTGCAAGGCCGGGCCCGGCAGGAGCGCGCGGAGCGAGAGGGCCTGCGGAGCTCCCTGGAGGCCAGCTTGGGCCGCGCGCAGGAGAACTACGAGCAGCTGGTGGAGCAGCGCGCCCGCGAGCTGCGGGAGCGGGCCCGGCGGGAGGAGCTGCAGGGCCGGCGGGCTAAGGAGGCGGCCGAGCGCAAAGAGCGCGAGCACCAGGCGCACCTGGAGGCGCTGGCCCGGGCCGGAGAGCGGCGGCTGCAACACGCGGCGCAGGCAGCCGAGGAAGCGGTGCAGCAGAAGGCGCGGCGTGTGGGCCAGAGTCGGTTGGAAAAGGAGCGGGCCCAGCGCGCCAATAAGGAGAAGGTGGAGAGGGACGAAGACTGCCGCCGGCGGGAGCTACTGCAGGCCATCGGGCGCAAGCTAGAGCGCAGCGAGCAGCTGTCTCGCGAGCGGAGGAGCGCGCTGGAGAGCGCCCGCTCCACAGCCCGGGCCTCCTTCCACGTGCGGGAGAAGGTGCGCGAGGAAACCAACACGCGCTCCTTTGACCGCATGGTGCGGGAAGCCCAGCTGCACGCCAACCTGGACCGCAAATGA